In Xyrauchen texanus isolate HMW12.3.18 chromosome 32, RBS_HiC_50CHRs, whole genome shotgun sequence, the following proteins share a genomic window:
- the LOC127625848 gene encoding elongation of very long chain fatty acids protein 1-like yields the protein MLETLRDRVLEVYDGLLAGRDPRLQKYLLMDSPVNMSAILLAYLFFVLYAGPKFMANRKPFQLKEAMIVYNLSLVALSLYIVYEFLMAGWATEYTWRCDPCDYSDSPNGLRMVNVAWLFLFTKFIELMDTVFFVLRKKHSQITFLHIFHHSFLPWTWWWGVSYAPGGMGSFHAMVNSCVHVIMYFYYGLSAAGPRFQKFLWWKKYMTAIQLTQFVLVSLHATQWYFMKSCDYQVPLFIHLIWMYGTFFFVLFSNFWYQAYVKGKRLPKNNQQLAQNGKANGSTTLANGSMVVSNGHSTHHENGLSNGKKHHENGSTFNGKMKKS from the exons ATGCTGGAGACCTTGAGAGACAGAGTACTGGAGGTTTATGATGGCCTATTAGCAGGAAGAG acCCCCGGTTGCAGAAATATCTTCTCATGGATAGTCCAGTCAATATGAGTGCTATTCTGCTTGCTTATCTTTTCTTTGTATTGTATGCTGGCCCTAAGTTTATGGCCAACCGCAAACCTTTCCAGCTAAAAGAAGCTATGATAGTCTACAATCTGTCCTTGGTTGCCCTGTCTCTATACATTGTATATGAG TTCTTGATGGCAGGATGGGCCACAGAATACACGTGGAGATGTGACCCATGTGATTATTCCGACAGCCCTAATGGGCTCAGG ATGGTGAATGTTGCCTGGTTATTCCTGTTCACAAAATTCATTGAACTTATGGACACG GTGTTTTTTGTACTGCGTAAGAAACACAGTCAGATCACTTTCCTGCACATCTTCCATCATTCCTTCTTGCCCTGGACGTGGTGGTGGGGTGTAAGCTATGCTCCAG GTGGAATGGGCTCTTTCCATGCTATGGTCAACTCTTGTGTCCATGTGATCATGTACTTCTACTACGGCCTCTCTGCCGCCGGACCTCGCTTCCAGAAATTCCTCTGGTGGAAAAAATACATGACTGCAATCCAGCTG ACTCAGTTTGTACTGGTCTCCCTTCATGCAACCCAGTGGTACTTCATGAAGAGCTGTGACTACCAGGTTCCTCTGTTCATCCACCTCATCTGGATGTATGGAACCTTCTTCTTCGTGCTCTTCTCTAACTTCTGGTACCAGGCGTACGTAAAAGGCAAGAGGCTACCAAAGAACAACCAACAGCTCGCCCAGAACGGCAAGGCCAATGGAAGCACAACTCTGGCCAATGGCTCGATGGTGGTTTCAAACGGCCACAGCACGCACCATGAAAATGGCTTGAGCAATGGGAAGAAACACCATGAGAATGGTAGCACTTTCAATGGCAAGATGAAGAAATCTTGA